A section of the Streptomyces sp. SLBN-118 genome encodes:
- a CDS encoding MFS transporter, whose amino-acid sequence MYLADSRSTPPPHTSTGVGRRSAVPGTVLALGAVSLVTDVSSEMVTAIMPLYLVTGLGLSPLGFGFLDGIYNGAGALVRLLGGHLGDRGGNRHKSVAAAGYGLSALCKPLLLLVTTGPLIGAVLAVDRTGKGLRTAPRDAMISLATEPAQRGRAFGVHRAMDTTGALLGPLVAFALLRLAVDGYDAVFAVSGCIAALGVLILLLFVPGHRGTEPGAARPSGHERGWRAALGLLRLSGLRRLTGCAVLLGLTTVSDSFLYLLIQRRLGLPGHLLPLLPLGTAAAFLVLAVPLGVAADRIGRRRLFPIGHLLLLVGYGLLLVPLSDGWAGVLPVLVLHGAFYAATDGVLAAAAADTLPPAQRGTGLALVGTGQALARFTGSLVFGALWSAWGTGIALATATGALAVCTAAAMVVLRRSGSRMAAESAS is encoded by the coding sequence TTGTATCTCGCTGACAGTCGGAGTACTCCTCCACCGCACACCAGCACCGGCGTTGGACGGCGGTCTGCCGTGCCCGGCACCGTGCTGGCGCTCGGTGCCGTCAGCCTGGTCACCGATGTGTCGTCGGAGATGGTCACCGCCATCATGCCGCTGTACCTGGTGACCGGACTCGGCCTGTCCCCGCTCGGCTTCGGCTTCCTGGACGGGATCTACAACGGGGCAGGCGCGCTGGTACGGCTGCTCGGCGGACACCTCGGCGACCGGGGCGGAAACCGCCACAAGTCCGTAGCCGCAGCGGGATACGGGCTGTCCGCCCTGTGCAAGCCACTGCTCCTGCTCGTCACCACCGGGCCGCTCATCGGTGCCGTGCTGGCGGTGGACCGCACCGGTAAGGGGCTTCGCACCGCTCCCCGGGACGCCATGATCTCGCTGGCCACCGAGCCCGCACAGCGGGGCCGGGCCTTCGGTGTGCACCGGGCCATGGACACCACCGGGGCACTGCTCGGACCCCTGGTTGCCTTCGCCCTGCTGCGCCTGGCGGTTGACGGCTACGACGCGGTATTCGCGGTGAGCGGGTGCATTGCCGCACTGGGTGTGCTGATCCTGCTGCTCTTCGTCCCCGGGCACCGGGGGACAGAGCCCGGTGCCGCCCGGCCGTCCGGGCATGAGCGCGGATGGCGGGCCGCGTTGGGGCTGCTGCGGTTGAGTGGACTGCGGCGCCTGACCGGCTGCGCGGTACTGCTCGGGCTGACCACAGTCAGCGACTCCTTCCTGTACTTGCTGATCCAGCGCCGACTCGGTCTTCCCGGACATCTCCTGCCCCTGCTGCCGCTGGGCACTGCCGCGGCATTTCTGGTGCTCGCCGTGCCGCTGGGCGTGGCCGCCGACCGGATCGGCCGACGCCGGCTCTTTCCCATTGGCCATCTCCTGCTGCTCGTCGGGTACGGATTGCTGCTGGTGCCGCTCTCAGACGGTTGGGCGGGGGTCCTGCCGGTGCTGGTGTTGCACGGGGCGTTTTATGCCGCCACGGACGGGGTGCTGGCCGCGGCAGCGGCCGACACCCTCCCACCGGCCCAGCGCGGCACGGGACTCGCCCTGGTCGGTACGGGCCAGGCGCTGGCCCGCTTCACCGGCTCACTCGTCTTCGGTGCCCTCTGGTCCGCCTGGGGTACCGGCATCGCACTTGCCACCGCCACGGGTGCGCTCGCTGTGTGCACAGCCGCCGCGATGGTCGTACTGCGCCGCTCCGGCAGCCGGATGGCGGCGGAGAGCGCTTCGTGA
- a CDS encoding TolB-like translocation protein encodes MTRKSRILALLTAVLVLGSIAAFAVHHAAERADRRGRPQPGGPAVADGRVSLTAPAGAGRRMIFRSTAYGPHRDELASVPAEQPGGQRATSGVKCLRFFAAGGTGICLRGAQGPLRNGYRAVVLDERLNEQRSYPLAGVPSRARVSPSGHLVAWTVFVKGDSYGATAFSTRTSILDTRTWKLQDNLEEYDLKVDGHGYRSLDVNVWGVTFSDDDHFYATVSTRGQTYLAAGDVGAATLTTVHSNVECPSLSPDGTRVAYKRRVPGLPADSPWRLNVLDLRTMTETATAEHSNIDDQAVWATDTTLVYARPGKFGTDLWTVPADGSGTPKQLASAALAPAFIG; translated from the coding sequence ATGACCCGCAAGAGCCGCATTCTCGCTTTGCTCACCGCCGTTCTCGTGCTGGGTTCGATCGCCGCCTTCGCCGTGCACCATGCCGCCGAACGGGCCGACCGCCGCGGTCGTCCCCAGCCGGGCGGACCGGCAGTCGCGGACGGCCGGGTGTCACTGACCGCGCCTGCCGGCGCGGGGCGGCGCATGATCTTCCGCAGTACCGCCTACGGTCCGCACCGCGACGAACTCGCCTCGGTGCCTGCCGAACAGCCCGGCGGACAGCGCGCCACGTCGGGGGTGAAGTGCCTGCGCTTCTTCGCCGCGGGCGGCACCGGGATCTGCCTGCGGGGCGCGCAAGGGCCGCTGCGGAACGGCTACCGAGCGGTGGTCCTCGACGAGCGGCTGAACGAACAGCGCAGCTACCCGCTGGCAGGGGTTCCCAGCCGGGCCCGGGTCTCGCCGTCAGGGCACCTGGTCGCATGGACGGTCTTCGTCAAGGGGGACTCCTACGGCGCCACAGCCTTCTCCACGCGCACATCCATCCTGGACACCCGCACCTGGAAGCTCCAGGACAACCTGGAGGAGTACGACTTGAAGGTGGACGGCCACGGGTACCGATCCCTCGACGTGAACGTCTGGGGCGTGACCTTCTCCGACGACGACCACTTCTACGCCACGGTGTCCACCCGCGGGCAGACCTATCTGGCGGCAGGCGACGTCGGGGCGGCCACGCTGACCACTGTGCACAGCAATGTGGAATGCCCCTCGCTCTCTCCGGACGGTACCCGGGTCGCCTACAAGAGGCGGGTGCCCGGCCTGCCGGCCGACTCGCCCTGGCGGCTGAATGTGCTGGACCTGCGGACCATGACCGAGACCGCAACCGCCGAACACAGCAACATCGACGACCAGGCCGTTTGGGCCACCGACACAACCCTCGTCTATGCCAGGCCGGGGAAATTCGGGACAGACCTGTGGACCGTGCCCGCCGATGGCAGCGGGACACCAAAGCAGCTGGCGAGCGCGGCTTTGGCACCGGCTTTCATCGGTTGA
- a CDS encoding aminoacyltransferase has protein sequence MELAHWEQSLRTAETAGVHVSWGSASDLPEFYRLYAATAAHDGFKARPLDYFQRMWKALGKVLQRALGVYLGRR, from the coding sequence ATGGAATTAGCTCATTGGGAACAGTCCTTGCGCACGGCCGAGACGGCAGGCGTCCATGTCTCGTGGGGCTCTGCCTCGGACCTGCCCGAGTTCTACCGCCTGTACGCCGCGACCGCTGCCCACGACGGCTTCAAGGCCCGCCCGTTGGACTACTTCCAGCGCATGTGGAAGGCCCTGGGCAAGGTGCTGCAGCGCGCATTGGGGGTCTACCTGGGGCGCAGGTGA
- a CDS encoding transposase family protein, with protein sequence MNSRPAEGPEGFVYQCRLSLSSVTVNLVADLIRGHLKKIRSRWRKLGPGQIVVIVLAVLQHDQRLYDMASGNDVSASTVRRWVLEVIGLLAARAPRLDRALKKIARKGGVVVLLDGTLVRTRRRTGDENRPNYSGKHKVHGLLFLALTDEHGNLVWISAAKPGRSSEITTARHNKITAHLREAGLGALTDLGFTGLDDDPDDPVVITGRKASRGKPLTEAQKEANRLVSRERAANEHGFADLKNWRILTKVRMNAKHATALLRALLVLTNAEVSR encoded by the coding sequence ATGAACAGCCGCCCCGCAGAGGGCCCTGAAGGGTTTGTCTACCAATGCCGTTTGTCCCTGTCGAGCGTGACCGTGAACCTGGTCGCCGACCTGATCCGCGGCCATCTGAAGAAGATCCGCTCGCGCTGGCGCAAGCTGGGCCCGGGGCAGATCGTCGTGATCGTGCTCGCCGTGCTGCAGCACGACCAGCGGCTTTACGACATGGCCAGCGGCAACGACGTGTCCGCCTCCACCGTGCGCCGGTGGGTACTGGAAGTGATCGGACTGCTGGCGGCCCGGGCTCCGCGCCTGGACCGGGCGTTGAAGAAAATCGCCCGAAAGGGCGGTGTCGTCGTGCTGCTGGACGGCACGCTGGTCCGCACACGCAGACGAACCGGGGACGAGAACCGGCCGAACTACAGCGGGAAACACAAGGTCCACGGCCTGCTGTTCCTCGCGCTCACCGACGAGCACGGGAACCTGGTGTGGATCTCGGCAGCGAAGCCGGGACGCTCCAGCGAGATCACCACCGCCCGCCATAACAAGATCACCGCCCACCTTCGCGAGGCCGGGCTCGGCGCCCTGACCGACCTCGGCTTCACCGGCCTGGACGACGACCCCGACGACCCGGTCGTCATCACCGGCCGCAAGGCCAGTCGCGGCAAACCCCTCACCGAGGCACAGAAGGAGGCGAACCGGCTGGTCAGCCGCGAACGCGCGGCGAACGAGCACGGCTTCGCCGACCTCAAGAACTGGAGGATCTTGACCAAGGTCCGCATGAACGCGAAGCACGCCACCGCCCTCCTGCGGGCCCTGCTCGTGCTGACGAACGCGGAGGTCTCCCGCTGA
- a CDS encoding immune inhibitor A domain-containing protein, whose product MLAALALAAVPSTADADPTVDAAAATADPGADLGPDEHDLPGPFTKRNRAQRKEALEQVLSGNASIEKRGASQVVRLGKGKYAELGREKTDRIFVILAEFGDTVDDMTTYDPDGAGPKPPVVKYGGEPGPAHNQIAQPDRTMDNSTIWQADYDRDHFQDLYFSHDADKESVNKFYERQSSGRYSLDGTVVDWVKVPNNEARYGSDFCGASICNNVQDLVRDAVNTWVADQKAKGRTDQQIRADLASYDQWDRNDHDGDGDFNEPDGYLDHFQIVHAGEDQSAGGGAQGSNAIWAHRGYVYGQNWGQTGPAGNKAGGTPIGETGLWVGDYTMQPENGGLGIFAHEYGHDLGLPDHYDTSGTGESSSGSWSVMSQGSLLGRGKDSIGDLPGDMNAWDKLQLGWLDYVTTKAATNGTYKLGYAEINSKDPQALIVDLPDKEVGTPITTPAQGTKQWWSGMGDKLNTTLTRPLDLTGKATAALTLKGWWDIEQDWDFLYTEASTDGGTTWTTLNGTADGAPISQDGAGRPALTGTGGAYKNLAYDLTAYASQKIDVRFRYATDEAVQGKGFAADAITITADGGTLLADDAEGGDNGWTASGFSRIGEAFITRYPQYYIAENRQYVSYDTTLQTGPYNFGWRNTRPRWVEHYPFQNGLLISLWDTSQPDNQVGRHPGHGEILPVDAHPTPLRWPDGTLMTNLIQTFDSTFGLRPTDAITLHRNGLELRVPTAPGVPVFDDHHGDRYYDPANPTGGVIVPDTNTRITVLNEAGDGHHVVLRVEPSDG is encoded by the coding sequence ATGCTGGCCGCACTCGCCCTGGCCGCCGTGCCATCGACGGCCGACGCCGACCCCACTGTCGACGCCGCGGCCGCCACAGCCGATCCCGGCGCGGACCTCGGCCCCGACGAGCACGACCTGCCCGGCCCCTTCACCAAGAGGAACCGGGCCCAGCGCAAGGAAGCCCTCGAGCAGGTGCTCTCCGGCAACGCGTCCATCGAGAAGCGCGGCGCCTCCCAGGTCGTGCGCCTGGGCAAGGGCAAGTACGCCGAGCTCGGCCGCGAGAAGACCGACAGGATATTCGTCATCCTCGCCGAGTTCGGTGACACGGTCGACGACATGACCACCTACGACCCGGACGGGGCCGGCCCCAAGCCGCCGGTGGTCAAGTACGGCGGCGAGCCCGGGCCGGCGCACAACCAGATCGCACAGCCGGACCGGACCATGGACAACTCCACCATCTGGCAGGCCGACTACGACCGCGACCACTTCCAGGACCTGTACTTCTCGCACGATGCCGACAAGGAGTCGGTGAACAAGTTCTACGAGCGGCAGTCCTCGGGCCGCTACTCCCTGGACGGCACGGTCGTGGACTGGGTGAAGGTCCCCAACAACGAGGCCCGCTACGGCTCCGACTTCTGCGGCGCCAGCATCTGCAACAACGTCCAGGACCTGGTCCGTGACGCCGTCAACACTTGGGTGGCCGACCAGAAGGCCAAGGGCCGCACCGACCAGCAGATCAGGGCCGACCTCGCCTCCTACGACCAGTGGGACCGCAACGACCACGACGGCGACGGCGACTTCAACGAGCCCGACGGCTACCTCGACCACTTCCAGATCGTTCACGCCGGCGAGGACCAGTCCGCCGGCGGCGGCGCCCAGGGGAGCAACGCCATCTGGGCCCACCGCGGTTACGTCTACGGCCAGAACTGGGGCCAGACCGGTCCGGCGGGCAACAAGGCCGGCGGCACCCCCATCGGCGAGACCGGCCTGTGGGTCGGCGACTACACCATGCAGCCCGAGAACGGCGGCCTCGGCATCTTCGCCCACGAGTACGGCCACGACCTCGGCCTGCCCGACCACTACGACACCAGCGGCACCGGCGAATCCTCCTCCGGATCCTGGAGCGTCATGTCGCAGGGCTCCTTGCTCGGCCGAGGCAAGGACTCCATCGGCGACCTGCCCGGCGACATGAACGCATGGGACAAGCTCCAGCTCGGCTGGCTCGACTACGTCACCACCAAGGCCGCCACCAACGGCACCTACAAGCTCGGCTACGCCGAGATCAACAGCAAGGACCCGCAGGCCCTGATCGTCGACCTGCCCGACAAGGAGGTCGGGACCCCCATCACCACCCCCGCCCAGGGCACCAAGCAGTGGTGGTCGGGCATGGGCGACAAGCTGAACACCACCCTCACCCGCCCCCTGGACCTCACCGGCAAGGCCACCGCCGCCCTCACCCTCAAGGGCTGGTGGGACATCGAGCAGGACTGGGACTTCCTCTACACCGAGGCCTCCACCGACGGCGGCACCACCTGGACCACCCTGAACGGCACCGCCGACGGCGCGCCCATCAGCCAGGACGGCGCCGGCAGGCCCGCCCTGACCGGCACCGGCGGCGCCTACAAGAACCTGGCCTACGACCTGACCGCCTACGCCAGCCAGAAGATCGACGTCAGGTTCCGCTACGCCACCGACGAAGCCGTCCAGGGCAAGGGCTTCGCCGCCGACGCCATCACCATCACCGCCGACGGCGGCACGCTGCTCGCCGACGACGCCGAGGGCGGCGACAACGGCTGGACCGCGAGCGGCTTCTCCCGTATCGGCGAGGCCTTCATCACCCGGTACCCCCAGTACTACATCGCCGAGAACCGCCAGTACGTCTCCTATGACACCACCCTGCAGACCGGCCCGTACAACTTCGGCTGGCGCAACACCCGCCCCCGGTGGGTGGAGCACTACCCGTTCCAGAACGGCCTGCTCATCTCGCTGTGGGACACCTCCCAGCCGGACAACCAGGTCGGCCGGCACCCCGGCCACGGCGAGATCCTGCCCGTCGACGCCCACCCCACCCCGCTGCGCTGGCCCGACGGCACGCTGATGACCAACTTGATCCAGACCTTCGACTCCACCTTCGGTCTCCGGCCGACCGACGCGATCACCCTGCACCGCAACGGCCTCGAGCTGCGGGTGCCCACGGCGCCTGGTGTGCCGGTCTTCGACGACCACCACGGTGACCGCTACTACGACCCGGCCAACCCAACCGGCGGCGTGATCGTCCCGGACACCAATACCAGGATCACCGTTCTGAACGAGGCCGGCGACGGCCACCACGTCGTCCTGCGGGTCGAACCCTCCGACGGCTGA
- a CDS encoding SigE family RNA polymerase sigma factor: protein MERARAGEFDEFVAARWPALVHLARLLVGGDRHRAEDLLQESLVKLWFVWPKVAEDAPEAYVRKVMVRAAARSGLRRWWGERPVERLPEEAMVGDLSAEVVERSRLEAALAQLPPRQRVAVVLRYYQDLPERHVAEVLGCPVGTARSHAARGVARLRQILADVIDPVR, encoded by the coding sequence ATGGAGCGGGCTCGGGCCGGTGAGTTCGACGAGTTCGTGGCGGCCCGCTGGCCGGCGCTGGTCCACCTCGCCCGTCTGCTCGTCGGGGGCGATCGGCATCGGGCCGAGGATCTGCTGCAGGAGTCCTTGGTCAAGCTCTGGTTCGTCTGGCCGAAGGTCGCGGAGGACGCACCGGAGGCGTACGTCCGCAAAGTGATGGTGCGCGCGGCCGCACGCTCGGGCCTGCGGCGCTGGTGGGGGGAACGCCCCGTCGAACGGCTGCCCGAGGAGGCCATGGTGGGTGATCTGTCCGCGGAAGTGGTGGAGCGCTCTCGACTGGAGGCCGCGCTGGCTCAGTTGCCGCCGAGGCAGCGTGTGGCCGTGGTGCTGCGCTACTACCAGGATCTGCCCGAGCGGCATGTGGCGGAGGTGCTGGGGTGCCCGGTGGGCACAGCTCGGTCCCATGCCGCACGCGGAGTGGCGCGGTTGCGGCAGATCCTGGCCGATGTCATCGACCCGGTGCGGTGA
- a CDS encoding bifunctional glycosyltransferase family 2/GtrA family protein, with product MANQGLFALKDLNEAAVQDLNRLPRRAPVRTHHQEPVLDVVVPVFNEEADLEPSVRRLHAHLRETFPYPFRITVADNASTDRTPQIAARLARELPEAEWLRLAEKGRGRALRAAWSQSRAPVLAYVDVDLSTELAALLPLVAPLISGHSDVAIGTRLAPGSRVVRGPKREITSRCYNALLRSALAVGFSDAQCGFKAVRRDVAERLLPLVRDSGWFFDTELLVIAERAGLRIHEVPVDWVDDPDSRVDILATALGDLRGIARIGTALARGTLLPITLHRSDGGEPPGGLVTQLARFAVIGAVSTLGHLLLYTALRPAAGSQAANALALLVCAVANTAANRRLTFGLRGRGGALRHQGRGLVVFLAGLALTSGSLAALHHAVPSASHRTELAVLVVTNLTVTLLRFLLFRAWVFRAGPSRDRTRSVA from the coding sequence ATGGCAAATCAAGGGCTGTTCGCCCTGAAGGACTTGAACGAGGCCGCGGTTCAGGATCTGAACCGTCTGCCGCGACGCGCACCGGTGCGGACGCACCACCAGGAGCCCGTCCTGGACGTGGTCGTCCCAGTGTTCAACGAGGAGGCAGATCTGGAGCCGAGCGTGCGGCGGCTCCACGCACACCTGCGCGAGACCTTCCCCTATCCGTTCCGTATCACCGTCGCCGACAACGCCAGCACGGACCGGACCCCGCAGATCGCCGCCCGGCTGGCCCGCGAACTACCCGAAGCGGAGTGGCTGCGGCTGGCTGAGAAGGGGCGCGGCCGGGCGCTGCGCGCCGCCTGGTCGCAGTCGCGGGCCCCGGTGCTCGCGTACGTGGACGTAGACCTGTCCACGGAACTGGCCGCGCTGCTGCCGCTCGTCGCCCCACTGATCTCCGGGCACTCCGACGTGGCCATCGGCACCCGCCTGGCCCCCGGTTCCCGGGTGGTGCGCGGCCCCAAACGGGAGATCACCTCCCGCTGCTACAACGCCCTCCTGCGCTCCGCCCTCGCCGTGGGATTCTCCGACGCGCAGTGCGGTTTCAAGGCGGTGCGGCGTGATGTGGCCGAGCGCCTGCTGCCCCTGGTGCGCGACTCCGGGTGGTTCTTCGACACCGAACTGCTGGTGATCGCCGAGCGGGCAGGGCTGCGTATCCACGAGGTACCTGTCGACTGGGTGGACGATCCCGACAGCCGTGTCGACATCCTCGCCACGGCACTGGGCGACCTGCGCGGCATCGCCAGGATCGGCACGGCGCTGGCCCGCGGCACACTCCTGCCGATCACACTGCACCGCAGCGACGGCGGCGAGCCGCCGGGCGGTCTGGTCACCCAACTCGCGCGCTTCGCCGTCATAGGAGCGGTGAGCACCCTCGGACACCTGCTGCTGTACACTGCGTTGCGCCCGGCCGCGGGATCCCAGGCCGCCAACGCGCTCGCCCTGCTGGTCTGTGCCGTAGCCAACACGGCCGCGAACAGACGGCTCACCTTCGGGCTCCGCGGCCGCGGCGGTGCGCTGCGCCACCAGGGCAGAGGGCTGGTGGTCTTCCTGGCCGGCCTGGCACTCACCAGTGGATCGCTCGCCGCCCTGCACCACGCGGTGCCTTCGGCCTCGCATCGCACCGAACTCGCCGTACTGGTCGTCACCAACCTGACAGTGACACTGCTGCGATTCCTGCTCTTCCGGGCGTGGGTGTTCCGCGCCGGGCCGAGTCGTGACCGGACGAGGTCCGTCGCCTGA
- a CDS encoding glycosyltransferase family 39 protein yields the protein MYGTLKLIGFSVFMYLLHSAGDYREKHPRFGGGDHPWDVLATWDGWWYQQIAEHGYHPELVQIPGAAGLITLKGNSAAFLPLYPALMRLVSEVTGLGLYGAGLLVSVVASIVAALGIYTVTARFGGRRAGLAAAGLWAVWPGSGVEWAVYSDSLYVALAVWACHAVMSRRWLAAGLLTCAAGLNRPTAVALIAALAVAALLALRRHRDRDGVLGPLAAMAVAPLGLIAYLGWVGHQMGDYGGYFKLQSGAWAHEFDYGRHTLDVLTSVPVGHSDYLSAWPFADLIGVGVVLLALALLPLLIRLRPPAVLVVYTVLTLVLVLGSQQIFGNVSRYLLPVFPLFLPLALGLRRLSAIHQFTLLGIAALASGSYAGYALFELGVP from the coding sequence ATGTATGGCACGCTCAAGCTCATCGGCTTCTCCGTCTTCATGTACCTGCTGCACTCCGCCGGGGACTACCGGGAGAAGCACCCGCGTTTCGGCGGCGGGGACCACCCGTGGGACGTACTGGCCACTTGGGACGGCTGGTGGTACCAGCAGATCGCCGAGCACGGATACCACCCCGAGCTCGTCCAGATCCCCGGAGCCGCCGGCCTGATCACCCTCAAGGGCAACTCGGCCGCGTTCTTGCCGCTCTACCCGGCACTGATGCGGCTGGTCTCCGAGGTCACCGGCCTCGGCCTGTACGGCGCCGGCCTGCTGGTCTCGGTCGTCGCCTCCATCGTCGCCGCCCTCGGGATCTACACCGTCACCGCGCGGTTCGGTGGCAGGCGGGCCGGGCTGGCCGCGGCCGGGCTGTGGGCCGTCTGGCCCGGTTCCGGTGTGGAGTGGGCGGTCTACTCCGACTCCCTCTATGTGGCTCTGGCCGTTTGGGCCTGCCATGCCGTCATGAGCCGCCGGTGGCTCGCCGCGGGTCTCCTCACCTGCGCGGCCGGGCTCAACCGCCCCACCGCCGTGGCGCTGATCGCCGCCCTTGCTGTCGCCGCCCTGCTCGCACTCCGCCGGCACCGGGACCGGGACGGCGTCCTCGGTCCGCTGGCCGCGATGGCCGTCGCACCGCTCGGCCTCATCGCATACCTCGGCTGGGTGGGTCACCAAATGGGTGACTACGGAGGCTACTTCAAGCTCCAGTCCGGCGCCTGGGCCCACGAGTTCGACTACGGCCGGCACACCCTCGACGTCCTCACGTCCGTCCCGGTGGGTCATTCCGACTACCTCTCCGCGTGGCCCTTCGCGGACCTGATCGGCGTCGGTGTCGTCCTGCTCGCACTCGCGCTGCTCCCACTGCTCATCCGGCTGCGTCCCCCGGCCGTACTGGTCGTCTACACCGTCCTGACCCTCGTCCTCGTCCTGGGCAGCCAGCAGATATTCGGCAACGTCTCCCGCTATCTGCTCCCCGTCTTCCCGCTCTTCCTCCCGCTCGCCCTCGGCCTGCGCCGCCTCAGCGCGATCCACCAGTTCACGCTGCTCGGCATCGCGGCCCTGGCCTCCGGCTCGTACGCGGGCTACGCCCTCTTCGAACTCGGCGTCCCGTAG
- a CDS encoding nuclear transport factor 2 family protein: protein MSQQQHPNIDTAVRYHQAVSDFATGEELAAFFHPDATHHELPNALFPDGNIRNVADLCAAAETGRANLSAQSFDVVNALAVGDQVALEVLWTGTTAVPLGDLPAGHTLRAHIAAFLEFRDGKIIAQRNYDCYERLTPAVSRSSGPM from the coding sequence ATGTCACAGCAACAGCATCCCAACATCGACACTGCGGTCCGCTACCACCAGGCTGTCTCCGACTTCGCTACGGGTGAGGAACTCGCCGCGTTCTTTCATCCCGATGCCACCCACCACGAGTTGCCCAACGCGCTCTTCCCCGACGGCAACATCCGGAACGTGGCCGACTTGTGCGCTGCGGCCGAAACGGGCCGCGCAAACCTGAGCGCGCAGAGTTTCGACGTGGTCAACGCCCTCGCCGTGGGCGACCAGGTCGCCTTGGAGGTGCTCTGGACCGGGACGACCGCCGTACCCTTGGGCGACCTGCCCGCGGGACATACCCTGCGGGCCCATATCGCGGCCTTCCTCGAATTTCGCGATGGAAAGATCATCGCCCAGCGGAATTACGACTGCTACGAGCGACTCACACCCGCAGTCAGCCGCTCCAGTGGCCCGATGTGA
- a CDS encoding MarR family winged helix-turn-helix transcriptional regulator produces MPPSIDPQQLDTGTLALFVGQAAAALVQEQLADQGFGDLRFSHGYVFQHLIDNEPTVGELATKLAMTQQGASKAVAELERLGYCERTPDATDARIRRVRLTGRGQDAVDAARHARTSLDQRLAHRFGKQRLAEHRDLLARLLDELGGTAAVEGRAVRPPQ; encoded by the coding sequence ATGCCACCCTCAATCGACCCGCAGCAGCTGGACACCGGAACACTCGCCCTTTTCGTCGGCCAGGCAGCCGCGGCACTGGTTCAGGAGCAGTTGGCCGACCAGGGGTTCGGCGATCTGCGCTTCTCGCACGGCTATGTCTTCCAGCACCTGATCGACAACGAGCCCACCGTTGGCGAGCTGGCCACGAAACTGGCCATGACCCAGCAAGGAGCATCCAAAGCCGTGGCAGAGCTCGAACGACTCGGTTACTGCGAGCGCACACCCGATGCCACTGACGCCCGCATCCGCCGCGTCCGACTCACCGGTCGCGGCCAAGACGCCGTGGACGCGGCACGACACGCCCGCACCTCTCTCGACCAGCGACTTGCCCACCGCTTCGGTAAGCAGCGCCTGGCCGAGCACCGAGATCTGCTGGCTCGGCTCCTGGACGAGCTCGGCGGAACCGCGGCGGTGGAGGGTCGGGCTGTACGACCGCCGCAGTAG
- a CDS encoding subtilase-type protease inhibitor: MRKTTRWTAAGVLVAGAMLGSTAGTAHAEPSSLFAPSALVLTTAHGESAATATPERAVTLTCTPDATGTHPAAEDACAALTQVNGDFSSLAEISRGQPRFCTKEYAPVTVTAQGVWDGKRVTYEHTFPNECIKKAEGSSVFEF, translated from the coding sequence ATGCGGAAAACCACTCGATGGACTGCGGCCGGCGTTCTCGTCGCAGGAGCGATGCTGGGATCGACGGCCGGTACCGCGCACGCCGAGCCCTCCTCGCTCTTTGCGCCCTCGGCGCTGGTCCTGACCACGGCACACGGAGAGAGCGCCGCCACCGCGACTCCGGAGCGCGCCGTGACCCTCACCTGTACGCCCGACGCGACCGGCACGCACCCGGCAGCCGAGGACGCCTGCGCCGCCCTCACCCAGGTGAACGGCGACTTCAGCAGCCTGGCGGAAATCAGCCGCGGCCAGCCCCGTTTCTGCACCAAGGAGTACGCCCCCGTGACCGTCACCGCACAGGGGGTATGGGACGGAAAGCGCGTGACCTACGAGCACACCTTCCCCAATGAGTGCATCAAGAAGGCCGAAGGATCGAGCGTCTTCGAATTCTGA